One Maridesulfovibrio bastinii DSM 16055 genomic region harbors:
- a CDS encoding DsrE family protein, with amino-acid sequence MNYKVVFHLDQDDEGSALVMGLTNITNMLAAVSGEDAEIHMVANGDAIKLFKQDLAQNQVETIKTLHKQGVRFCLCNNSMKKFGFKKEQMLEQCEIVPAGIVELCRLQHEGCAYIKP; translated from the coding sequence ATGAATTACAAAGTGGTTTTCCACCTCGATCAGGATGATGAAGGCAGCGCACTTGTTATGGGATTAACTAACATTACCAATATGCTTGCAGCTGTTTCTGGAGAGGATGCGGAAATTCATATGGTTGCAAATGGCGATGCAATCAAACTTTTCAAGCAGGATCTGGCCCAAAATCAAGTTGAAACTATCAAAACTCTTCATAAGCAGGGCGTAAGATTTTGCCTCTGTAACAATTCAATGAAGAAATTTGGTTTCAAAAAAGAACAAATGCTTGAACAGTGTGAAATTGTTCCAGCTGGTATAGTAGAACTATGCAGATTACAGCACGAAGGCTGTGCTTATATCAAACCTTAG